One Pangasianodon hypophthalmus isolate fPanHyp1 chromosome 7, fPanHyp1.pri, whole genome shotgun sequence genomic window, TGTGTACTGAGTTTGCCACTATATAATGTGCTTTGGCATGTGACTCTGGGACACCCCATATTAATGTCACCATTAAGGTCTCTCATGTCTTGCTCCTTGTTTAAATTTACCTGGATATGAAAGCATTGGTATCAAAGAACATAAGTGTGGTGATTTAATTGTTGCAAGGCAATGCCAAATTTAGTATTATCTGTTTTCAACACTATGCCAGCTTTGCTTGATGGGACAGTAGGATTTTTACTTGCTTTAATCCATATCCTCTCACAGACTACTACTCAATAACAATCAGCAACTAACTAAACAATCACCAACACCCTTACTCTAGTAGAACCCCCAACAAAACTCCACTATGTTAGATCCTGGTCAGAACTGTCCACCTGAGAAAGGTCTAAGGATGAAATTACTAATAATCAGCTGAGATGCCTAGGGCTGTTTGATTTGTGTAATGTATTACACAAGGTCTGAAACTTAATGTTACATTGTAATccattacatttataaactgAATGCACACTGAACATATACATGGAACTCTGATGGGGATTTTTACTTTCATCTCATCACTAAACTTCATAAGAGCTAAGAAAGAAAACTGTCTTTTCAACAGTTGTGCCATTACCTTCTTTGTTACAAACAAAAGTGCATCATTTTGCcaattataaaaatgtacttttcacacgtaagtatatatttaaatcatGTTAGCTAGATTTAGGTACCCAGTAGACCAGTTTTTGGTACAGATTAAGCATTAGTCAAGGACTAAAAAGGTTAGTTCATCATTTCTAATTAATATTTAGACCATGCCTAGGCTTAAGGTGTCCAAAAAATGCCATAATACACTAATGTGTATGCAGGATAATACCacctaaaataaaaacaggactCAATAACATGGATCTACAGGCCTACAGACTAACAATGGGCACATCAAGTATTCATAAGTTATGTATGGGAATCAGGTTTTCATTGAATGGAATATGCTATTCTGGTTCAGGTGGAAAATCTGCATAGGGTTGTCTGGCTGGTCTCTTCTTGTAGGATGGCCACCGACACACTGGACAGCAGTGCTGCCCACCTGCCAACCAGACCACGATGCACTGCTGGTGAAACACATGGCCACATGGCAGTCCCATGACAAGGCATTCCGTTTCAAAGTTCTccaaacaaacaacacattCTGTGCAATGAAGCATGCCACAGGGCCACTGGGACCAATCGGTGTCCTGTTCCTCTTCAGAAGACCAGGACTCTTGGGATCTCATCCCAGCTGAACTCCTTTCATTGGTATGAGCACACTCTGAGCTGTAGTCTTGTTCTTGCTGCTCACTACCTGGTTCCACGAATGACAGGTGCCCCATCTTGTTTGTTGGATTATCTTGGTCCATTCTGATGGTCCCCTCTGACTGTGTGCACCTGAACCTCCAAGTGGGCAAATTTTTGATGTAGTCGATGGGAACAAGTGGGCGAAGCCAGAGGTCGGGGAAGGCCAACCTTTCTAAAAGGAAATTAGGATCATCATCCCAGTCTGACTCATTCTGAAAGGAAGCAATGGGATGTACCAAATAGCTGGTGTACCAATCCCAAAGGCTGGACAGCCACTCCAGGTTGTTTGCATTTTGGTCTTCATTGCCACATCTCCTCTTCTTCTCAAAATAGTCTATGAGGAGCCCATGGGCCAGGTATGTGCTCAGGAAAAGTGCTGGGTGTGAAGAATAGAAAGTCCAATCTGCCCTGACCCAAGAGGCAAGAGTGGTGGTGTCTGCATAGCGCAGCAGTTTAAGACTGTACTCATAGAAGTTATCCAAATATGGTAGCTGAAGGAATCCAAGAATGGGGAGCCAAGAAATGATGAGTAAAGAATTATAGGTTCCTAGTGTACTGATCAGAACCACAAAGCGCTTAATCGTGGCTCCTTGCGTTATGAAGAGGTCCATCCAGGCCATCAGGTTGACCATGACCAAGCTTAGAACAAATAGATCATTGACCTCTGGTTGAACAGAGCGTAGGAATGTGTCCATGGCATGCAAGGAAATGTATTCCCCAGTGCTGTTGCCATATCTGTAGATACCCTCCGGTGTTTTAAGAATATATGAGGGCATCTGTTTCACCCCAATCTCCTCCAAGCAAGTGGCGTTGTCCCAGTTGCGAACATCAACAAAGATGAACTCTATACGCCCTGTGAATTTGATGCTGAGGGCTGAGAAGAAGGCAGGGGGCTGGAGAAGTTTGGCAAACAAGAACATCTTCACAGGCTGCTTTTCTCTCTGGTACCAGTCATCCATTAACTGTTGTGAGAAACGGATGGTCTTGATGCGGGAGGCAACATGTGCAGTCATCCATTTGAAGATGTGTTCTGTTTCAATGCGCCTACCATTATACTCTTTCAGTATGACCTTTCCTTTAGAGGCATAAGTCTGGGGAACTGACATGATCAGAGTGGACTTCATCCAGCCACGTTTATGGCAATATCTGATAGTTTGGGGGGAAAGGGTAttacaaaaaacatacattagtgtgaaatggaaaaacaaataagataataaataaatttctgcaTGATTACAATTTAGACATGACCAACTGGTTAGAAACTCCAAATGTATGAATTTGCAGTGCAGTTCCTGACCTGGAGTCACTTGAGCAGTTGAAAGTGCCAGTGCGAATGCCAAAGCGAGAAACTTTCTGTACCATTTTCCCCCAGTTGGCTGTGCTCAATAGTGGATTTCTGTCTTGGGCTATTACCTACACAAAAAGAcaataattttctgtttttctagtTTACAAAATCCCATTATCACTATGTATCGAGAATACACACCTGATTTGTAAGCCATGTGTTACAGatcattgtgtttttaaatgtttttttttttttcataaacatacatttatttctatttaaacacattcaaaCCTCAAAAGATCAAGGGAGCGTTGACTATAATGGAAATAGATCAGGCAAAATATGCTTATAAGCAGGATAATATCTACCTGGACCAACCAGATGCCATCCTTAGTGTCTTCCACTAACTCATAAAAGTGCATCTCCCCACTAAAACTGGTGCTGGACTCTGAGcctgcttcttctttttcattttttaaagctGAATAGAGCTCCCCTTGCATCAGGTCTCCTGAAAACCAAAAAATATGATTACACTTACTCTGACATATTAAAAGAATAAACATTAATCTCACTTTAGTAGgtttatattttgattttaaaaaacagtgttCTTAAACTTTTCCTAATCATATAATTTAAATGCAAAGTCAGCATTTGTGTTATCTGAAGATTGCTGATTTGAAATTCAAAACTGAAACAAATACTGGTCTGCCCTTCAGTGTTCAAAAATCCACACCCCCAAAACATCTGCATGCACACTGCCTAGACTAGAACTCAATACTGATGGCCAAGGGGCAAGCTTTTTCAATTGACAAGCAAGTATAGATGCCTCCTTGCCCAGATTGATTGGATGTTGGTGGTCTGCACCCTTTTTTGGGCCCCAGAAGTGGGACAGGAACTGCAGTGTATTCTCTTGAGTTTATATTTTACTGACAGTTGCCAGGCTTTGAGGAAAGTTTTGACACATACTACAAAAAGTGTTCAGACATAAAAATCCCTGACTGCACTTTTATTTGCTGCAGACCTCTGTTGCTCCAGTAGTGTGCCATTTAATGCCTTCTactttaataacattttcagtATACACCATGATACACCCCAATATCATAATTCTCAGTACATCGTCATATCTGCTAACAACTTCACATTGTGCAAGtactagattttattttgtattactATCAAGGCTTACACTGTTGGATCAGTACTGGatcaaattttacatttatttctgatcCAATCCAAGCATAAACACAGGGCACCTAGGTGTCTTGAAGGATGAGGCCACTATGCCTCTGATTTCACATTTCATATAATTTCCTAACAGAAGCTTGCAGAGGATGTCAGTATCAGATCAGCACTGTGTATGACCAGAAACTCAGCGATCGGGTATTGGTATTGTTAAAAATGGGAAGAGTGGGACTGGTCTGTCCATACTTTCCCATCACTACTCGTTATCTTTAGGGGTAAAACCGAGTTACCAGAGTTTTCAACCAGCTCTCTGACATCCCTCTTCTCGGCCAGGCCGGAGTATCCCAGTCCTCTCCCCTCTAGGATGGTCTTCAGCTTTTTAAAGCTCAGTGTTACAGGATCCACCAGCTGGGTGGCAAAGATTCCCGTCTCATACCACACAATGGCTTCGAAAAATCGAGCCAggacaaacaaaaccaaaaagtaAAGGAGCAAGAAGAATAGTTTTAACCACATTTTACTCAAGTTCTAAGAGATTCTGTGGTAGCTAAATGTATGTTATGCTAATGACTGCGCTGTCTGACATTGGAGACCAACAGGTAGCCTGATATATGACGGTTATGTCTCTTGCTAGCAACTTAAACAGTTTCCTTCTTCAGCTGTTCTGTGCTAGCAAACAACCTCTACAGGACTGTCTAGTTTTTTAAGTCACTGATACTCTGAAGACCACTGGAAGCTCTTACAGCTGTTACAATGTCCATTACTTCCACCACCCACTTGTTTTATTTGGTAATAGTTAATATTTGCTGCTACCCCTGACGCCAGCGCAGCAGGCCAGTTTGTTGTGGCCCAGCCTGCACAGCACACTGGCGGTCGAGTTGCTCATCTGGAGAGGGTTTTTCTGGCTGCTAAATTAATCCTGAATCAAACCAAATGAACAAAGAAGcaagaaacagga contains:
- the rnf103 gene encoding E3 ubiquitin-protein ligase RNF103, producing the protein MWLKLFFLLLYFLVLFVLARFFEAIVWYETGIFATQLVDPVTLSFKKLKTILEGRGLGYSGLAEKRDVRELVENSGDLMQGELYSALKNEKEEAGSESSTSFSGEMHFYELVEDTKDGIWLVQVIAQDRNPLLSTANWGKMVQKVSRFGIRTGTFNCSSDSRYCHKRGWMKSTLIMSVPQTYASKGKVILKEYNGRRIETEHIFKWMTAHVASRIKTIRFSQQLMDDWYQREKQPVKMFLFAKLLQPPAFFSALSIKFTGRIEFIFVDVRNWDNATCLEEIGVKQMPSYILKTPEGIYRYGNSTGEYISLHAMDTFLRSVQPEVNDLFVLSLVMVNLMAWMDLFITQGATIKRFVVLISTLGTYNSLLIISWLPILGFLQLPYLDNFYEYSLKLLRYADTTTLASWVRADWTFYSSHPALFLSTYLAHGLLIDYFEKKRRCGNEDQNANNLEWLSSLWDWYTSYLVHPIASFQNESDWDDDPNFLLERLAFPDLWLRPLVPIDYIKNLPTWRFRCTQSEGTIRMDQDNPTNKMGHLSFVEPGSEQQEQDYSSECAHTNERSSAGMRSQESWSSEEEQDTDWSQWPCGMLHCTECVVCLENFETECLVMGLPCGHVFHQQCIVVWLAGGQHCCPVCRWPSYKKRPARQPYADFPPEPE